In the genome of Arabidopsis thaliana chromosome 4, partial sequence, the window ATATTGGTTTGACAAATATCAACTCTATAATAATGAGTATAGTACCTATCATTTTAGCTTATGTTTATTTGTGGTACAAATATTTATGACGAGGGAGCAATAAAAAAGTTAcaagaaacaattttatttgtatcatTAGTATTCACGAAAAACGAATCTACGTAATGTACACCATATTCATAATGAACATATTCACCCATAAGGCCGTAACACACAAGATTACGATAGATAGATTTACTTATTGATCACGATGACGATCACAATGCAATGAACATATCCGACAAGcttgtttctattttataaaatacaaaaaaaaaaactttgataaGTTTTGGCAATAACCACGATATTAAAATACGGATAATGAAGATTGGatctaaatttatatttttggcaAGAGAGTAGATTCGGACCCACTttcttacaaacaaaaaaacttcgTCACCTTTACAATTTTCAATTATCcacccaaaaacaaataattaaaaatgccttaaaaattcaaaaatagtGGTTGTGATATTTTTCAAACATGTTCACACTTGCTAAAAGAACTaataaaggttttttttttttgaagtgtCCATCAACTTTATATTATCCACGTATTTTAAACACATTAGATTAGGAatcaaaaacaccaaaataacCATAGCCACTAGTTGTTTACCCActgaacaaatcaaaaatttccaATATTTTTCTCTAGAAGGGAAATAAACGTTACCagacaaaatccaaaaagctCACTACCATCTACTATTGAGTTTTCttgtcatcttctttttggtcACGGTTTTAGTTTACTCTTGAGTCTCTTTCATAGTTTCATAGCAAGAGCAtcttattatttctttctttctttctttcatagTTCACTGTAATAAACTTAGAAGGCTCACATTTTGCCAACTCCTCAAcactttatttttctcttttttcttcacgGATTTATAAACCAATAAATTTGCAGTAATCTTTTTAGTCGAATGATCTTTGAACATATTTCCTAAATACCCGGCAAGaaaaaattctgaatttttctcattaatttctccaaaaatacaaacttttcttcttcctctgtttcttcttcctcctctgtttcttcttcttcttctgttacTTACAAGAGCAATAAAGCTTTGTCTTTTAGCTTTTCTAGAAGGTATTTGAATTGAATctgatcttttttctttcttcagtgTTGTTTGTGACTGTGACATATagttcatgtttctttttggatgCTCTCtgtgtcaaacaaaaaaacagagcaagttgagattttttggaaatttccTACATCAACTTGCAAAGTCTGAATCTGTGTCTGTTGAATCTTTTTTTACAGGAAGAGTAGTAgtatcttctttttcacaGTCTCATGGCTACAATAAACGATATTGGAGTAGCAGCAGCAATCAATATAGTCACAGCATTTGCTTTTCTCTTAGCTTTTGCTATATTCAGGATTCAACCAGTAAATGACAGAGTCTATTTCCCTAAATGGTATCTCAAGGGCTTAAGAAGTAGTTCTATACAAACTGGTGGCTTTGGTAGCAAATTCATCAATTTGGACTTCAGGTCCTATATTCGTTTCCTCAATTGGATGCCTGAAGCACTTAAAATGCCAGAACCGGAACTCGTCGATCACGCTGGACTCGATTCTGTTGTCTACTTGAGGATCTACTTACTcgggtatatatatatatactgatcTATCCCCCAAgccctcttcttttttttttctggtttaaGAGATTTGAGTTCTTAATGGATAATTTGCAGGCTCAAGATCTTTTTCCCTATAGCTTGTGTTGCTTTTACAACAATGGTTCCTGTTAATTGGACAAACAAAGGATTGGATCGGTTAAGGCATTCCAATATAAGTTTCAGTGATATTGATAAACTCTCTTTATCAAATATACCAAATGGGTCACCTAGGTAAGAGATACTTCTCCGAGTTTGGtggctttttctttgtttcattatgGTTACTTATTCACTGGatcctcctcctcatcttcTGTAGATTTTGGGTGCATTTGTGTATGGCTTATGCGATTACCTTCTGGACATGCTTTATCCTGAAAAGAGAGTACCAGAATATAGCTTTAATGAGACTACAGTTTCTTGCAAATGATCAAAGGAGACCTAACCAGTTCACTGTAATGAAACTTTGCTACCTGTTGATGTTTTTTACTCTATGACAAAACCATTTCCCCATAGCTGAAACTTGTTGAACTGTCTTCATCTTAGGTACTGGTAAGAAACATTCCTGCAGATCCTCATGAATCAATATGTGAACTTGTTGAACATTTCTTCAAAGTCAATCATCCAGATCACTATCTCACTTTCCAGGTATAATCATCTTTGGATTTTCTATTGTATACATCTCTGACTTGATTTCTGAGTTGATGATGGTTGATCTGCTTTTAACTCAGGCAGTCCACGATGCAACCAAACTCTCGGAATTGGTTCTGACGAGGAAACAAATGCAGAACCTGCTTGATTAcaatataaacaaacacatgAGGAATCTATCTAACAGGCCAGTAATAAAGGTAAAACTCATATTTGCAAATCACATAAGCTTAACTTTCTCATTTGCTGTTTCTCTTAAGACTCATTTCAATGTCCATAAGTAGATGGGATTTCTTGGCTGCTGTGGTGAAGAAGCTGATGGAATCAAATATTACACGTCCGTCGTTGAGGGTCTAACAAGAGAAGTAAAGCATTTTAACTTCTCTACCCTATTGCTTTTATTCTCCAACCTCATTTGCAACATATTTAATCAAACTTTCTTTGGATGTTTCAGATATCTGAGGAGAAACAGAGGTTAAGGACCGGCACAAAGTCCATAGTGCCTGCAGCTTTTGTATCTTTCAAGAGCCGTTGGGGAGCAGCGGTTTGTGCTCAAACTCAACAGACAAGAAACCCAACAGAATGGCTAACTGAGTGGGCTGCAGAGCCACGTGACATCTACTATGACAATCTGGCATTGCCATATGTAGACCTTAAGATAAGGAGGCTCATAGTCGGCGTCGCATACTTCTtcctcaccttcttcttcatgataCCAATAGCATTTGTACAGTCACTCGCCAACATCGAAGGCATAGAGAAGGCTTTTCCTTTCTTGAAGCCCCTTATAGAAGTGTATGTCTCTGTCTATCTCAACATGTTCTGTCCCGCTGCCTAGTAGATAAAGTCTCTTACCATTTTTGGTCTTTGTGAACAGGAAATTGTTAAAGTCGATCATCCAAGGTTTCCTTCCCGGAATCGCCTTGAAGATCTTCCTCCTTTTCCTCCCAAGAATACTCATGCAGATGTCCAAATTTGAAGGTTTTGTCAGCACATCCTCATTAGAAAGAAGAGCTGCAACTAGATTCTACATGTTCCAATTCATCAATGTTTTCCTTGGAAGCATAGTCACCGGGACTGCGTTTCAACAGCTCAACAGTTTCCTTAACCAGTCTGCAAACGAGTATGTTCTTTAGACCTTTCTTTGTCTGCATTTCACTGAGAGATATCATATCTTTCTGACTTTTTCATTTCTGCAGTATTCCAAAAACAATTGGTGTCTCGATTCCAATGAAAGCGACCTTCTTTATAACATACATAATGGTGGATGGATGGGCTGGTGTTGCTGGTGAGATATTGAGGTTGAAGCCACTCATAATCTATCATCTAAAGAACTCCTTCCTCGTGAGAACCGAAAAAGATAGGGAAGAAGCAACTGATCCTGGAACCATAGGATTCAACACTGGTGAGCCTCAAATACAACTCTACTTCCTTCTTGGTCTTGTTTACGCAGCAGTTAGCCCCATCCTTCTCCCTTTTATCCTCGTCTTCTTCGGCCTGGCTTTTGTAGTGTA includes:
- a CDS encoding ERD (early-responsive to dehydration stress) family protein (ERD (early-responsive to dehydration stress) family protein; FUNCTIONS IN: molecular_function unknown; INVOLVED IN: biological_process unknown; LOCATED IN: endomembrane system, membrane; EXPRESSED IN: 20 plant structures; EXPRESSED DURING: 13 growth stages; CONTAINS InterPro DOMAIN/s: Protein of unknown function DUF221 (InterPro:IPR003864); BEST Arabidopsis thaliana protein match is: ERD (early-responsive to dehydration stress) family protein (TAIR:AT3G21620.1); Has 1447 Blast hits to 1280 proteins in 189 species: Archae - 0; Bacteria - 0; Metazoa - 189; Fungi - 705; Plants - 434; Viruses - 0; Other Eukaryotes - 119 (source: NCBI BLink).) — encoded protein: MATINDIGVAAAINIVTAFAFLLAFAIFRIQPVNDRVYFPKWYLKGLRSSSIQTGGFGSKFINLDFRSYIRFLNWMPEALKMPEPELVDHAGLDSVVYLRIYLLGLKIFFPIACVAFTTMVPVNWTNKGLDRLRHSNISFSDIDKLSLSNIPNGSPRFWVHLCMAYAITFWTCFILKREYQNIALMRLQFLANDQRRPNQFTVLVRNIPADPHESICELVEHFFKVNHPDHYLTFQAVHDATKLSELVLTRKQMQNLLDYNINKHMRNLSNRPVIKMGFLGCCGEEADGIKYYTSVVEGLTREISEEKQRLRTGTKSIVPAAFVSFKSRWGAAVCAQTQQTRNPTEWLTEWAAEPRDIYYDNLALPYVDLKIRRLIVGVAYFFLTFFFMIPIAFVQSLANIEGIEKAFPFLKPLIEVKLLKSIIQGFLPGIALKIFLLFLPRILMQMSKFEGFVSTSSLERRAATRFYMFQFINVFLGSIVTGTAFQQLNSFLNQSANDIPKTIGVSIPMKATFFITYIMVDGWAGVAGEILRLKPLIIYHLKNSFLVRTEKDREEATDPGTIGFNTGEPQIQLYFLLGLVYAAVSPILLPFILVFFGLAFVVYRHQVINVYNQKYESAGKFWPDVHRRVVTALVVSQLLLMGLLSTKHASKSTPLLLVLPLLTIGFHKHCKNRYQPAFVTYPLQQEAMIKDTLDRIREPNLNLKAFLRDAYAHPEFRVGEDPEPEEKLESDMSPPDLVATKRWSWRNTPLPSKDSCREIP
- a CDS encoding ERD (early-responsive to dehydration stress) family protein (ERD (early-responsive to dehydration stress) family protein; FUNCTIONS IN: molecular_function unknown; INVOLVED IN: biological_process unknown; LOCATED IN: endomembrane system, membrane; EXPRESSED IN: 20 plant structures; EXPRESSED DURING: 13 growth stages; CONTAINS InterPro DOMAIN/s: Protein of unknown function DUF221 (InterPro:IPR003864); BEST Arabidopsis thaliana protein match is: ERD (early-responsive to dehydration stress) family protein (TAIR:AT3G21620.1); Has 1442 Blast hits to 1273 proteins in 182 species: Archae - 0; Bacteria - 0; Metazoa - 189; Fungi - 688; Plants - 448; Viruses - 0; Other Eukaryotes - 117 (source: NCBI BLink).); protein product: MATINDIGVAAAINIVTAFAFLLAFAIFRIQPVNDRVYFPKWYLKGLRSSSIQTGGFGSKFINLDFRSYIRFLNWMPEALKMPEPELVDHAGLDSVVYLRIYLLGLKIFFPIACVAFTTMVPVNWTNKGLDRLRHSNISFSDIDKLSLSNIPNGSPRFWVHLCMAYAITFWTCFILKREYQNIALMRLQFLANDQRRPNQFTVLVRNIPADPHESICELVEHFFKVNHPDHYLTFQAVHDATKLSELVLTRKQMQNLLDYNINKHMRNLSNRPVIKMGFLGCCGEEADGIKYYTSVVEGLTREISEEKQRLRTGTKSIVPAAFVSFKSRWGAAVCAQTQQTRNPTEWLTEWAAEPRDIYYDNLALPYVDLKIRRLIVGVAYFFLTFFFMIPIAFVQSLANIEGIEKAFPFLKPLIEVKLLKSIIQGFLPGIALKIFLLFLPRILMQMSKFEGFVSTSSLERRAATRFYMFQFINVFLGSIVTGTAFQQLNSFLNQSANDIPKTIGVSIPMKATFFITYIMVDGWAGVAGEILRLKPLIIYHLKNSFLVRTEKDREEATDPGTIGFNTGEPQIQLYFLLGLVYAAVSPILLPFILVFFGLAFVVYRHQVINVYNQKYESAGKFWPDVHRRVVTALVVSQLLLMGLLSTKHASKSTPLLLVLPLLTIGFHKHCKNRYQPAFVTYPLQEAMIKDTLDRIREPNLNLKAFLRDAYAHPEFRVGEDPEPEEKLESDMSPPDLVATKRWSWRNTPLPSKDSCREIP